A genomic region of Rhodothermia bacterium contains the following coding sequences:
- a CDS encoding sterol desaturase family protein, with amino-acid sequence MERYLQILQEGYLAYAHYLMETILNPSWDNIFYWLLAVSAFFLLLEWLTPWRKDQPKFRQDFWLDFFYMFFNFFLFSLIGYAAISDVVVVAFNDFLGNFGIKNLVAIEIRSWAIWAQLLTLFVVRDFIQWNTHILLHRIPFLWNFHKVHHSVEQMGFAAHLRYHWMENIVYSTIQYIPLAMIGFGISDFFLVYLATLVIGHFNHANINVPLGPLKYIFNNPQMHIWHHAKAMPGEHPYGVNFGLTLSIWDYLFRTDYIPSSGRDIPLGFDDIEQFPKSFWGQFWYGLKKEK; translated from the coding sequence ATGGAACGATACCTCCAAATCTTACAGGAAGGCTACCTTGCGTACGCCCATTATTTGATGGAGACCATCCTCAACCCTTCTTGGGACAACATCTTTTATTGGCTTCTGGCCGTCTCTGCGTTTTTTTTGTTGTTGGAGTGGCTAACACCTTGGCGGAAAGATCAACCCAAATTTAGGCAAGACTTTTGGTTGGATTTCTTCTACATGTTTTTCAACTTTTTCCTCTTCTCATTGATAGGTTATGCAGCTATCTCGGATGTGGTGGTGGTGGCCTTTAACGATTTCTTGGGGAATTTTGGCATTAAAAACTTGGTTGCCATAGAGATTCGCAGTTGGGCAATATGGGCGCAATTACTTACGCTATTTGTTGTACGTGATTTTATCCAATGGAACACCCATATTTTACTTCATCGGATTCCTTTTTTGTGGAACTTCCACAAGGTACACCATTCTGTAGAACAAATGGGATTTGCGGCGCACCTACGTTATCATTGGATGGAGAATATTGTATATAGCACCATACAATATATACCATTAGCGATGATTGGCTTTGGAATCTCTGACTTCTTTTTGGTTTATTTGGCAACTTTGGTGATAGGACATTTTAACCATGCAAACATTAATGTACCACTTGGGCCTTTAAAATACATTTTCAACAATCCACAAATGCACATTTGGCATCATGCAAAGGCCATGCCAGGAGAGCATCCCTATGGCGTAAACTTTGGACTAACGCTTAGCATCTGGGATTACTTGTTCAGAACCGATTATATCCCTTCGAGTGGACGCGACATTCCCTTGGGCTTCGACGATATTGAGCAGTTCCCAAAATCGTTTTGGGGGCAATTTTGGTATGGATTGAAGAAGGAGAAATGA
- a CDS encoding HAMP domain-containing protein, translating to MSWGISKRISAWWIIALFLATVWSVTAILRPVVHAVKQPTLQEALAVIQSDFSARILQMEAQRRRVAAEPFVLRCLEQVTAGDHIEHLSPAQKEAIDWFSTFQDFDERQMAIELYDVEYKLLAWRGVSLPLQDAERLAPFPTKTTYRVYTAAQDGLLALEQWTPVYRRSTVVGGIRVVYLINVPTSAQGSNLPDFRLEDIWQQKTMRPVRVDWRTKSAHAANPKQGVGLLRTPEGTVLGEVQVFAVVETERPNEATGIQDIAVFWGVLFWGWLVFGFFVAVKPIEKRFGGWAGHGVWGLGLLALWGFRYWLIFKEVPKRWLLGVPISGQLYDPRYLASDLGMGLMQSIGDLAISAFFVWMSVFLWTDRLLQIQNRPFKNKATSSTWLPKLTFLVWGLALALLIKIGWLGFSMVVERSVSDSILDYLAWTGLMPPVTIMLVYCSLLLLALAILLAATVLMRFCLHKSGILWPNRPKYLDVGVLILWMLVLKVFEWWGFLSSFQINGLGEWLLAGGALGAMWFWKRDAELPLRLLHLRSLLLLLFVGVVFTYPTIYQALRLKLERQMELVADDFAQGEEEQILGALEQTIFDTRRSNPVFKSFDKVTADSSLAVGILNRLTEELNTLNQGDFETSIGFFDLKNSPLFLKGLGGGRDAQRSRLLQSGLSDFLALKDAFHSSEKADQLVQRVSQQQNGQFQYEGIAPLTERGEAIGWVMIRAEQRIRYAGENSFVRTSDEVIQREGWRRKLAVAEYQNGILVRGQGGPFIKTRLPDEIVRQFDHKDRYWKEEKVYDQAYNTFYHNPYMPGSRVFSNKVIAVRTPATNPYDHLYYLLRIIVSGLWLLFPVFTIGLVFRFRKGFLPMPRRQFRDKVLNAFLVVGVVSVVTMGILGQQVVTRENRETLRENLERRLDRTAEALQVQYSRNVPAWEILTGILSRNRLDSLATNLSLDMSVYRGAELVASTRSDLVRERLVPIRLPIEAYEQLYLQTLRSAYVESKGRAGNYTIGYRALSDENGVPRYTFSVLMISEQEQVLEERARTTAYLFGALLLLMFLVMITVTVLANALTRPLSGLRQGLETVASGRFDAKIAVTSHDEVGELVETFNDMQQQLSDSREKLGLQERQLAWSEMARQVAHEIKNPLTPMKLSLQHLKRAQKTIDMNDEDERARFELMFHRITATLDEQIDSLTNIANSFSTFARLPKRVLERLELNLAVEECISLMERSDGYELLFTHTDNEIWVMADREELRRIFLNLIKNALQAMPEGGTVRMHAGLCTHLSGKPMAFCEVRDTGTGIPEALQDKIFQPNFSTKTSGMGLGLAIVRKSIEDLGGQITFTTKQNEGTTFRVELPLAP from the coding sequence ATGTCTTGGGGTATATCAAAACGTATTTCTGCATGGTGGATCATTGCCCTCTTTTTGGCAACGGTATGGTCTGTTACGGCCATATTGCGGCCTGTTGTACATGCCGTGAAGCAACCAACATTGCAGGAAGCACTTGCGGTCATTCAGTCTGATTTCTCCGCGCGTATTTTGCAGATGGAAGCCCAGCGCCGGCGAGTGGCTGCCGAGCCTTTTGTTTTGCGTTGTTTAGAACAGGTAACCGCTGGCGACCATATCGAACATCTTTCTCCGGCCCAAAAGGAGGCTATTGACTGGTTTAGCACATTCCAGGACTTCGACGAACGGCAAATGGCGATAGAGTTGTACGATGTAGAGTACAAACTTTTGGCGTGGCGCGGTGTCAGTTTGCCCCTTCAAGACGCCGAGCGTTTGGCGCCCTTCCCCACAAAGACCACCTATCGGGTTTATACGGCGGCCCAAGATGGTCTCTTGGCATTGGAACAATGGACACCCGTATATCGCCGATCAACAGTGGTGGGTGGTATTCGGGTGGTGTACCTCATCAATGTCCCCACTTCCGCACAAGGCTCTAATTTACCCGATTTTCGGTTGGAGGACATTTGGCAACAAAAAACCATGCGCCCCGTGCGTGTGGATTGGCGGACGAAAAGCGCCCATGCTGCAAATCCAAAACAAGGCGTTGGTCTTTTGCGAACACCTGAGGGAACGGTTTTGGGTGAAGTTCAGGTTTTTGCAGTGGTAGAAACCGAACGACCGAATGAAGCGACTGGCATTCAGGACATTGCGGTTTTCTGGGGCGTTTTGTTTTGGGGATGGTTGGTTTTTGGCTTTTTCGTTGCTGTGAAGCCTATCGAAAAACGTTTTGGCGGTTGGGCTGGTCATGGGGTTTGGGGTTTGGGACTTTTGGCATTGTGGGGATTTCGGTATTGGTTGATCTTTAAAGAAGTCCCCAAACGCTGGTTGCTGGGTGTGCCGATCAGTGGGCAGTTGTATGATCCAAGATATTTGGCCTCAGATCTGGGCATGGGATTAATGCAGTCTATTGGTGATCTGGCCATTTCTGCTTTTTTTGTGTGGATGTCCGTCTTTTTGTGGACGGATCGGCTACTCCAAATACAAAACCGTCCGTTTAAAAACAAAGCCACCTCGTCAACTTGGCTTCCTAAACTTACGTTTCTTGTCTGGGGTCTGGCCCTCGCTTTGCTGATAAAGATCGGGTGGTTGGGATTTTCGATGGTGGTAGAACGTTCTGTTTCCGATTCTATCTTGGATTATTTGGCGTGGACGGGCTTGATGCCACCCGTCACCATTATGTTGGTTTATTGTAGTTTGTTGTTACTTGCACTTGCTATACTCTTGGCTGCAACGGTTTTGATGCGATTTTGCCTTCATAAAAGTGGCATTCTATGGCCTAATAGACCCAAGTACCTCGATGTTGGTGTATTGATTTTGTGGATGCTGGTTCTAAAGGTTTTTGAATGGTGGGGATTTTTAAGCTCTTTCCAAATAAATGGCTTGGGTGAGTGGCTTTTGGCCGGAGGTGCGTTAGGGGCGATGTGGTTCTGGAAGCGCGATGCCGAATTGCCCTTGCGGTTGCTCCACCTGCGGAGTTTATTGCTCTTGCTGTTTGTCGGGGTTGTGTTTACGTATCCCACCATTTATCAAGCACTTCGGCTAAAATTGGAACGTCAAATGGAATTGGTGGCGGACGATTTTGCGCAGGGTGAGGAAGAACAGATTTTGGGTGCGTTAGAACAAACCATTTTCGATACGCGGCGTAGCAATCCTGTTTTCAAGTCTTTCGATAAGGTTACAGCAGATTCAAGTCTGGCAGTTGGTATTCTAAATCGGTTAACAGAAGAACTTAATACGTTGAATCAAGGTGATTTTGAAACCTCGATTGGTTTTTTTGATCTTAAGAATTCCCCGTTGTTTTTAAAAGGGCTGGGTGGTGGACGGGATGCGCAACGGTCGCGGCTGCTACAATCTGGCTTGTCGGATTTTCTGGCGCTCAAAGATGCTTTCCACAGCTCGGAAAAAGCAGATCAATTGGTACAGCGTGTATCGCAGCAACAAAATGGCCAATTTCAATACGAAGGCATAGCCCCTTTAACCGAACGAGGTGAAGCCATTGGTTGGGTAATGATTAGGGCAGAACAACGGATTCGTTATGCCGGAGAAAATTCATTTGTTCGGACTTCGGACGAGGTGATCCAGCGCGAGGGTTGGCGAAGGAAGTTGGCAGTGGCTGAATACCAAAACGGTATTTTAGTGCGTGGACAGGGAGGCCCCTTCATTAAAACACGCTTACCCGATGAGATCGTCCGACAGTTCGATCATAAAGATCGTTATTGGAAAGAGGAAAAGGTATATGATCAGGCATACAATACGTTTTATCATAATCCCTATATGCCGGGGTCGAGGGTTTTTTCCAATAAAGTCATCGCTGTACGTACACCTGCTACAAATCCCTATGATCACTTGTACTACCTATTGCGGATTATTGTATCGGGGTTGTGGTTGCTCTTTCCTGTTTTTACAATTGGCTTGGTTTTTCGATTTAGGAAGGGGTTTTTGCCCATGCCCCGCCGACAGTTTCGGGACAAGGTGCTGAACGCCTTCTTGGTGGTTGGTGTGGTCTCGGTGGTGACGATGGGTATTTTGGGGCAGCAGGTGGTGACCCGCGAAAACCGAGAAACCCTCCGCGAAAACTTGGAACGGCGTTTAGACCGAACCGCAGAGGCACTTCAGGTACAATATAGCCGAAACGTGCCAGCATGGGAAATCTTAACGGGTATTCTAAGCCGCAACCGCTTAGACTCGTTGGCCACCAACCTGAGTTTAGACATGAGTGTGTATCGAGGCGCGGAGTTGGTTGCCTCCACACGCTCAGACTTGGTTCGGGAACGCTTGGTGCCCATTCGGTTGCCAATCGAAGCCTACGAGCAATTGTACCTCCAAACGCTCCGAAGTGCATACGTGGAAAGTAAAGGGAGAGCGGGCAATTATACGATTGGCTATCGGGCACTGTCGGACGAAAATGGGGTGCCGCGTTATACTTTTTCCGTTTTGATGATCTCGGAGCAAGAGCAAGTGCTGGAGGAGCGGGCTAGAACGACGGCGTATCTCTTTGGTGCGTTGTTACTTTTGATGTTCTTGGTGATGATAACGGTAACGGTTTTGGCAAATGCACTTACACGACCATTAAGTGGTTTGCGCCAGGGTCTGGAAACTGTTGCAAGTGGACGTTTTGATGCGAAAATTGCGGTGACTTCGCACGATGAAGTGGGTGAATTGGTGGAAACCTTCAATGATATGCAACAACAATTATCCGATAGCCGCGAAAAATTGGGCTTGCAAGAGCGGCAATTGGCTTGGAGCGAGATGGCACGTCAGGTGGCGCACGAAATCAAAAACCCGCTAACACCCATGAAACTCTCCTTACAACACCTGAAACGTGCGCAAAAAACGATTGATATGAACGATGAAGACGAACGGGCACGCTTCGAGCTTATGTTTCATCGGATCACGGCCACCTTAGACGAGCAAATAGACTCCTTAACCAATATTGCAAACTCGTTTTCCACATTTGCCCGGTTGCCCAAGCGGGTCTTGGAAAGATTGGAGCTAAATCTTGCCGTGGAGGAATGTATCTCACTGATGGAAAGAAGTGATGGTTATGAATTGCTCTTTACACATACCGATAACGAAATTTGGGTGATGGCAGACCGCGAGGAGTTGCGGCGTATCTTCTTGAACCTGATTAAGAATGCACTACAAGCCATGCCAGAGGGCGGTACCGTTCGTATGCACGCCGGCCTTTGCACCCACTTAAGCGGCAAACCTATGGCCTTTTGCGAGGTTCGCGACACGGGAACAGGTATCCCAGAAGCCTTGCAAGACAAAATTTTTCAACCGAATTTCTCTACCAAAACCAGTGGAATGGGGCTGGGATTGGCCATTGTTCGCAAAAGTATCGAAGACCTTGGCGGACAAATTACTTTTACGACCAAGCAAAACGAGGGGACTACTTTTCGGGTGGAATTGCCACTCGCCCCATGA
- a CDS encoding fructosamine kinase family protein, with translation MHPSQIRHLSKALSEQVMAVSPVSGGDIAEAWHVRTSTNVYFAKTGLTSGVSDTFKSEAQGLAALKQAHSGLIVPYVVAQESGILVLEWLEPVKATEEHFRKFGEGLAKLHQSFSPTAAYGFQSHNFIGRTRQLNSWQTDWPTFFLENRLWPMAERCRKAKRWPATWEIPFQSLCKALPQILPKHPPASLLHGDLWHGNVCFTPNGPAVIDPAVYYGDRETDLAMTTLFGGFSSVFYESYQFAWPFASGFEERKPLYNLYHLLNHLLLFGSSYAESVATTLKKFG, from the coding sequence ATGCACCCCAGCCAGATCAGGCATCTTTCAAAGGCACTTTCGGAACAAGTGATGGCAGTTTCTCCCGTATCCGGTGGAGACATTGCCGAGGCGTGGCATGTACGCACATCCACAAATGTGTATTTTGCAAAGACCGGACTCACGAGCGGCGTATCCGACACTTTTAAGAGCGAGGCCCAAGGATTGGCGGCCCTCAAGCAGGCCCATTCTGGCCTCATCGTTCCGTATGTGGTGGCGCAAGAATCTGGTATTCTGGTTTTGGAATGGCTCGAACCCGTTAAAGCAACCGAGGAGCACTTCAGAAAATTTGGTGAAGGTCTTGCAAAACTTCACCAAAGCTTTAGCCCAACCGCTGCATATGGCTTCCAATCCCACAATTTTATTGGGCGAACAAGGCAACTAAATTCGTGGCAAACCGATTGGCCTACTTTCTTTCTTGAAAACAGACTGTGGCCAATGGCGGAGCGTTGCCGAAAAGCCAAACGTTGGCCTGCAACATGGGAGATTCCCTTTCAGTCATTATGTAAAGCACTACCACAAATCCTTCCCAAACATCCTCCGGCTTCTCTCTTGCATGGTGATTTATGGCATGGAAATGTTTGTTTTACCCCAAATGGCCCTGCGGTGATAGATCCAGCCGTATATTATGGTGATCGCGAAACCGACCTTGCCATGACCACCTTGTTCGGAGGATTTTCATCGGTTTTTTACGAAAGCTATCAATTTGCTTGGCCATTCGCATCTGGATTTGAGGAAAGAAAACCGCTCTATAATTTGTATCATCTGCTTAACCATTTGCTGTTGTTTGGATCTTCGTATGCCGAAAGCGTCGCAACGACTTTAAAAAAGTTTGGATAA
- a CDS encoding DUF4783 domain-containing protein — protein MKTMKNFVVGLLGLLGLWMLPITLWAQDDGSETLRKIESGFSNNDMRMVLQFASDPIFVRTPDDNASYSPVQARYVLENFFRTQPARGFRFTDLSPGKNAAFATGEFRSRNGQSMRIYVRLRRNGSSMELKEVRITPS, from the coding sequence ATGAAAACAATGAAAAACTTCGTGGTCGGTCTCTTGGGTTTGCTTGGACTATGGATGTTACCTATTACGCTTTGGGCACAAGATGACGGATCAGAAACCTTGCGGAAAATTGAATCCGGATTTTCCAACAACGATATGCGAATGGTTTTGCAATTTGCGTCTGATCCAATATTTGTTCGGACACCGGATGACAATGCTTCTTATAGCCCCGTTCAGGCGCGTTATGTATTGGAGAACTTTTTTAGAACACAGCCGGCGCGTGGATTTCGGTTTACCGATCTCTCGCCGGGGAAAAATGCGGCTTTTGCTACGGGTGAATTTCGTTCTCGAAATGGCCAATCCATGCGTATTTATGTCCGCCTCCGCCGAAACGGGAGTTCGATGGAACTGAAAGAAGTGCGGATTACCCCATCCTAA